Proteins encoded by one window of Chondromyces crocatus:
- a CDS encoding SUMF1/EgtB/PvdO family nonheme iron enzyme, producing the protein MKHRFSPFATASAVAGLSLFTSLSVFSGCSRQESGDGEPVAPAASTAQVEAQVPAGASSGGTEPASYAGTARAGEGSAAEPAAAVASAQAMAGPPDVDGDGFPGSSKGCPADMVLVEGNYCPEVLQRCLRHHEEFERDQAKKKRREEKGEPAGSSTVSERCLEYEAPSVCLSKTRRPMRFCADRYEWPNQKGELPALLISWTDAKKTCESVGKRLCTEEEFNFACEGEEMLPYTNGYVRDPAKCSIDKPYRKREHKLRKYDRCMQDPRCKAELEKLDQRLPVGSLPECVSPFGVYDLNGNINEWVMRPGKKYPDRSGLKGGWWGPVRGRCRPTVGFHKEDDYGYEEGFRCCKEAEP; encoded by the coding sequence ATGAAACATCGCTTTTCTCCCTTCGCCACGGCCAGCGCCGTGGCAGGGCTCTCGCTTTTCACGTCACTGTCGGTGTTCTCGGGCTGCTCCCGGCAGGAGTCGGGCGACGGGGAACCCGTGGCGCCGGCGGCTTCGACCGCGCAGGTGGAGGCCCAGGTTCCTGCTGGGGCCAGCTCGGGTGGGACGGAGCCTGCGTCCTATGCCGGGACAGCCCGCGCGGGGGAAGGGAGCGCTGCGGAGCCTGCGGCCGCGGTGGCGAGCGCGCAGGCCATGGCTGGGCCGCCGGATGTCGATGGCGATGGGTTCCCGGGATCGTCGAAGGGGTGTCCCGCCGACATGGTGCTCGTGGAGGGGAACTACTGCCCCGAGGTGTTGCAGCGCTGTCTCCGGCACCACGAGGAGTTCGAGCGCGATCAGGCGAAGAAGAAGCGCCGCGAGGAGAAGGGGGAGCCAGCGGGGAGCTCCACGGTGAGTGAGCGCTGCCTTGAATACGAGGCGCCCTCGGTCTGTCTCTCCAAGACGAGGCGTCCGATGCGGTTCTGTGCGGATCGGTACGAGTGGCCCAACCAGAAGGGGGAGCTGCCCGCGCTGCTCATTTCGTGGACCGATGCGAAGAAGACCTGCGAGTCCGTCGGCAAGCGGCTCTGCACCGAGGAGGAGTTCAACTTCGCGTGCGAGGGGGAGGAGATGCTGCCGTACACGAACGGGTACGTGCGTGATCCTGCAAAATGCAGCATCGACAAGCCGTACCGCAAGCGTGAGCACAAACTCCGCAAGTACGATCGGTGCATGCAGGATCCGCGCTGCAAGGCGGAGCTGGAGAAGCTCGATCAGCGGCTGCCGGTCGGTTCGCTGCCGGAATGTGTGTCTCCGTTCGGTGTTTACGATCTGAACGGGAACATCAACGAGTGGGTGATGCGGCCTGGCAAGAAGTACCCGGATCGGAGTGGTCTCAAAGGCGGCTGGTGGGGCCCGGTGCGCGGTCGCTGTCGGCCGACGGTGGGGTTCCACAAGGAAGACGACTACGGGTACGAGGAGGGCTTCCGCTGTTGCAAAGAGGCGGAGCCGTAA
- a CDS encoding phosphate/phosphite/phosphonate ABC transporter substrate-binding protein: MNRTTVRLDIRLGVAPAPEDAAGPSSVVLSTTERQPPGARWTPQPGPALDRFCAALGKTAGYPVVMHDLADYGDLIDALYAGDVDIAWLPPIIALRATARGRAIPIALPMRGGTAFYATALFTHPSSRIRDLAQLRGAHAAWVDQSSAAGYLVIRASLRQRGIDLNRLFASETFYGSHAAVGKAVLEGAADVGASFVHLDPRRSRPRRAGWGDVPVRMLATAGPIPSDMIAATVRTPVEKIRAVQTALLHPSDELRVAATALLGAEGFIEVTSEHLAPIQDLLDHLDERIEHTPIPGRG; the protein is encoded by the coding sequence ATGAACAGAACCACGGTACGGCTGGATATCCGGCTCGGAGTCGCCCCAGCCCCCGAAGACGCTGCAGGCCCCTCCAGCGTCGTCCTCTCCACCACGGAACGACAACCACCTGGCGCTCGCTGGACACCACAGCCAGGACCGGCACTCGACCGGTTCTGCGCCGCCCTCGGCAAGACCGCTGGCTACCCGGTCGTCATGCACGACCTGGCCGACTACGGAGACCTCATCGACGCGCTCTACGCCGGCGACGTGGACATCGCGTGGTTGCCACCGATCATCGCCCTCCGGGCCACCGCACGAGGCCGCGCGATCCCCATCGCGCTGCCCATGCGCGGAGGGACGGCGTTCTACGCCACCGCACTGTTCACCCATCCCAGCTCGCGCATCCGCGACCTCGCGCAGCTCCGCGGCGCCCACGCCGCCTGGGTCGATCAGAGCAGCGCCGCTGGCTACCTCGTCATCCGCGCCTCACTGCGCCAGCGCGGCATCGACCTGAACCGCCTGTTCGCGAGCGAGACCTTCTACGGCTCGCACGCCGCCGTGGGCAAAGCCGTCCTCGAAGGCGCAGCCGACGTCGGCGCCTCCTTCGTCCACCTCGACCCCCGTCGCAGCCGCCCTCGACGCGCAGGCTGGGGTGACGTCCCCGTGCGCATGCTCGCCACCGCGGGCCCCATCCCCAGCGACATGATCGCCGCCACGGTGCGCACCCCCGTCGAGAAGATCCGCGCCGTCCAGACGGCGCTCCTCCATCCATCGGACGAACTACGCGTCGCCGCGACGGCGCTGCTCGGGGCCGAGGGCTTCATCGAGGTCACCTCGGAGCACCTCGCGCCCATCCAGGATCTCCTCGATCACCTGGACGAACGCATCGAGCACACCCCGATCCCCGGTCGGGGGTGA
- a CDS encoding M20/M25/M40 family metallo-hydrolase, producing the protein MKVVTSPRRRWLRAGLPSLGLVAVLAACSAPPAASPPAVAQAPVAGSAAVPGPVALAIGPDAAGAARVKADVVALTTQEMDGRGTGTEGARLAAEFVARRFAELKLSPLGDAGPEGQAFLQAFEARVGAEVEAPTLSVVRGKQATPVDAKAVTTADGSESATVEGPAVFVGHGISAHALGWDSYAGAEVSGKVVVVLAGAPAIEGAGQKDPLRDFGSARYKLRTAREHKAAGVVLVVEGEELPKAPHDTSGMGVPAVVITRSAAEKLFPTAKLRDKGTWQATKAQPAKPLAGVQLRIATKVTPKLAKAWNVVGLLPAREGSPHAGEFVVVGAHYDHLGHGGSNSRKPGSTEIHHGADDNASGTALMMEVARRMAALPARPDRGVVFIGFGAEELGTLGSRHFVENPPAPVGAIKNVVAMINADMVGRLREDKLLVDGVGTSPGWGPVVKGASEGLKFELAQGAEGFGASDHAPFTAARVPVAFLFTGVHEDYHQPSDTAEKINAEGMERIATLAGRMALAVTQQGERLPFVDAPADPHRKGGRSGFRVSVGTVPDYAYQGKGLRLTGVRPDSPGARAGMQAGDVVVKIGSHEITNIHDYMFSLGELEPGREVVIEVERGGARVPLKVIPAPGSR; encoded by the coding sequence GTGAAGGTCGTGACATCTCCTCGTCGTCGCTGGCTGCGGGCCGGCTTGCCCTCGCTCGGGTTGGTGGCGGTCCTCGCTGCTTGTTCGGCTCCGCCCGCTGCGTCTCCGCCTGCGGTCGCGCAAGCGCCCGTGGCGGGGTCCGCCGCGGTGCCGGGACCGGTGGCACTGGCCATCGGGCCGGATGCTGCGGGGGCCGCGCGGGTGAAGGCGGACGTCGTGGCGTTGACGACGCAGGAGATGGATGGCCGGGGGACGGGGACGGAAGGGGCGCGGCTCGCGGCGGAGTTCGTCGCGCGCCGGTTCGCAGAGCTCAAGCTGTCACCGCTGGGGGATGCGGGGCCCGAGGGGCAGGCGTTCCTGCAAGCGTTCGAGGCGCGGGTCGGCGCGGAGGTCGAGGCGCCGACGCTCTCGGTGGTGCGCGGCAAGCAAGCGACGCCGGTCGATGCGAAGGCGGTGACGACGGCGGACGGGAGCGAGTCGGCGACCGTCGAGGGGCCCGCGGTCTTCGTGGGGCACGGGATCTCGGCACACGCGCTCGGCTGGGACAGCTACGCGGGCGCGGAGGTGAGCGGGAAGGTGGTGGTGGTGCTCGCGGGGGCGCCGGCGATCGAGGGGGCGGGTCAGAAGGATCCGCTGCGCGATTTCGGGAGCGCTCGGTACAAGCTGCGCACGGCGCGGGAGCACAAGGCGGCGGGGGTGGTGCTCGTCGTGGAGGGGGAGGAACTGCCGAAGGCGCCGCACGATACGAGCGGGATGGGGGTGCCGGCGGTGGTGATCACGCGGTCGGCAGCGGAGAAGCTCTTCCCCACGGCGAAGCTGCGCGACAAGGGGACGTGGCAGGCAACGAAGGCGCAGCCGGCGAAGCCGCTCGCTGGGGTGCAGCTGCGGATCGCGACGAAGGTGACGCCGAAGCTGGCGAAGGCGTGGAACGTGGTGGGGCTTTTGCCTGCGCGGGAGGGGTCGCCGCACGCGGGGGAGTTCGTGGTGGTGGGGGCGCACTACGATCATCTCGGTCACGGGGGGTCGAATTCTCGGAAGCCGGGATCGACGGAGATTCATCACGGCGCGGACGACAATGCGTCGGGTACGGCGCTGATGATGGAGGTGGCGCGCCGGATGGCGGCGCTGCCGGCGCGTCCCGATCGAGGGGTGGTGTTCATCGGGTTCGGGGCGGAGGAGCTGGGGACGCTGGGGTCGCGTCACTTCGTGGAGAATCCGCCTGCGCCGGTGGGGGCGATCAAGAACGTGGTCGCGATGATCAACGCGGACATGGTCGGGCGCTTGCGTGAGGACAAGCTGCTCGTCGATGGGGTGGGGACGTCGCCGGGCTGGGGACCGGTGGTGAAGGGCGCGAGCGAGGGCTTGAAGTTCGAGCTGGCGCAGGGAGCCGAGGGGTTCGGGGCGAGCGATCACGCGCCGTTCACGGCGGCGCGGGTGCCGGTCGCGTTCCTGTTCACCGGGGTGCACGAGGACTACCACCAGCCGAGTGACACGGCCGAGAAGATCAATGCGGAGGGGATGGAGCGCATCGCGACGCTGGCAGGTCGGATGGCGCTCGCGGTGACGCAGCAAGGGGAGCGGCTTCCCTTCGTGGATGCGCCCGCCGATCCTCACCGCAAGGGCGGTCGGTCGGGTTTCCGTGTCTCGGTGGGGACCGTTCCCGACTATGCGTACCAGGGCAAAGGGCTGCGGCTGACGGGTGTGCGTCCCGACTCGCCGGGCGCCCGCGCGGGGATGCAGGCCGGCGATGTGGTGGTGAAGATCGGGTCCCACGAGATCACCAACATTCACGACTACATGTTCTCGCTCGGTGAACTCGAGCCCGGGCGAGAGGTGGTGATCGAGGTCGAGCGGGGCGGCGCGCGGGTGCCGCTCAAGGTGATCCCGGCTCCCGGCTCCCGATGA